AATTTGTTCAGTCATTTGTTATCCACCTCTTAAGTCCGAAGAGTGCATAAGGTATCACGACGACAGCCGCCAGAATCACAAGCACAACACTTGCAGCAGATGACTGAGCGAAAAACTCGGTGATGTAGTAAAAGTACATGCTGAGAACTGCTGTCTCTGTAAAGGGATTCAGACCTGTTGAGACAAACGGAAGCGAAAATATCCTGAGTGCGAACAGGAAGAGCAGCGCTGTTGAAACAATGAAGGCATTCTTCGATTCCGGCAACAGTATTTTGGTAAGAATTCTGAGTGTTGAGGCACCGTCCATTCTTGCCGATTCTATTACTTCCTTAGTGACATTCTGGAATGATGCGAGATAAAATATTACTGCAAGGCCGGAGAATACCCAGATGGATACGAGGATGAGGCTTGGAAGCGCTGAATCAGGCCTGTCCAGCCATGTATACTGCGGTAGCCCGAGTGCACCGAAAATTGTGTTTATGCCTGTTCTTGTATTGTACAGCCATGTCCATATTACAGCCGATGCAGCCAGTGAAATTGCAAGTGGATAGATAAAAATCGTGGTGAATATGAGCCTGATTTTGCTGCTGCCGACATTGTATATCAATGTTGCAAAAAATATGCCGAAAACATTGCCAAACAGTATTAGTGATGCTGACCAGACTAGCGAACTCCTCAATGCATTAGTGAATGCCGGATCCTTGAATATTGTAGCGTAAGTCTGAAAGCCCACGAATGCTGCGATTGGATGAAATGAGGATGAATTTGTGAAAGAGGTATAGACATTCCAGCCGACAAGATATAGGAGGATAATGGAAAATATCCCGGTTGGAATGAAGAAAAGAAAACTGGTTCGTTTTATAAGCGCCGTTACGCATTACCTCCCACGTGGATATGAAATTCGTTCATTGGCCCCACATTTCAGATTCTAACATTCCTGATTATATCTCAGTCTGAAGCGGTTTACCGTAAATAATCTTAACTATAAATCATCACACATGAAGCACACTGAGATACTGCTGTGATTCCGGGCTGTAAGAAAGAATCGTTCAGTTGCCATTTTTATTCCCACATGAGGATTGTCTAATACCCTTGCTGGGAACCGCTTTGAGTGCATGGGATGCACTCCTGCCTCAAGGCTGCTTAACGGTTTCTGGATGTTTTCCGCCCGCAAACGCAATACCCGCTATCATGGTGTCGACATGCGATTTCATAATTCCAGTTTTCAGGAGTTCTGCCATTATTTCAATGGCTTTCAATGCTGCCAATTAGTCAAACTACGCATTATGGAATACCTCGTCGAGTCGTTGAAGGCTGCAACCTTCGATTGAGAATGGGTCCCTGGAGCAATTTCGTGGCTCTCCTGCCACCAGTTCCTTTGCTTCCCTGACGGCATCACCGTCGGAGTGCATGAGATCTATGATAAACGATGTGCCCAGAACGTAAGTCATGTCATCTACACTCTTCTTTCTGTCTCTGTGCCTTTAAGTCGTCTGAACGCATTAGCATTACGGCTTCTGC
Above is a window of Candidatus Sysuiplasma acidicola DNA encoding:
- a CDS encoding sugar ABC transporter permease, with the translated sequence MKRTSFLFFIPTGIFSIILLYLVGWNVYTSFTNSSSFHPIAAFVGFQTYATIFKDPAFTNALRSSLVWSASLILFGNVFGIFFATLIYNVGSSKIRLIFTTIFIYPLAISLAASAVIWTWLYNTRTGINTIFGALGLPQYTWLDRPDSALPSLILVSIWVFSGLAVIFYLASFQNVTKEVIESARMDGASTLRILTKILLPESKNAFIVSTALLFLFALRIFSLPFVSTGLNPFTETAVLSMYFYYITEFFAQSSAASVVLVILAAVVVIPYALFGLKRWITND